The Elusimicrobiota bacterium genome includes a window with the following:
- a CDS encoding adenylate/guanylate cyclase domain-containing protein: MPPLPKKNRGVAGLLFINILGALGVYVLHTTPIFANLENAFVDLRYWVRGVVLPDPRVSIVTIDEKSIRELGLFPWPRKHHAQLIHVLTKAGARSVAFDLLFTDRDPDHPQDDAVLGDAAERSGRIAFAILFNRTPEGRPTDPLLPVPELQRNHVGVGMVNIFPEKDGATRHLPLWVRQGDTLIPSLSLAAWAAAERKLPEELLLQSTPPVDSGSFWNEVYLNYTYWREDESTRSPFPTTSYVDVLKGRVDPHFFSGKIVLVGATAAGLFDAKSAPGAPVIYGIEIHANALNNLLKRNFFQTQATSGPWLMLILVLFAVGSWLLMSHSSTFVGGATVGMVLVGYYYLCQLAFNRNILLPYAAPILGFLATYFNALVYRLFIADREREKIRNTWSRYMSPKLVDLLIQDQGVLAAGNREVTVFFSDLAKFTTLSEQFQPSELVTLLNVYFTQMTDILIKHDITFDKYIGDCIMGYGNAPLEQPDHALQTCRAALEQVAALPSLHKQFASRGWPPLEFRIGLHTGTVLYGELGSHTRSNYTVMGDTVNVASRLEGANKLFGTKILISESTYQAAHHGIEARELDFMRVEGKKKPLRVYELVALKGNLIPLQREAFAIFSDALRLYRDRRFQESRTEFLRVRDLLPEDIPARLYVKRCDQFLHTPPPTDWDGVFVMTSK, from the coding sequence GTGCCCCCACTTCCTAAAAAAAATCGGGGAGTCGCCGGTCTCCTCTTCATCAATATCCTTGGGGCTCTGGGGGTTTATGTCCTCCACACCACGCCTATTTTCGCTAATCTCGAAAACGCATTTGTGGATTTGCGTTATTGGGTTCGGGGGGTTGTCCTCCCGGACCCTCGCGTCTCCATCGTTACCATCGATGAAAAATCAATCCGCGAACTGGGACTTTTCCCTTGGCCGCGAAAGCACCACGCCCAACTCATTCATGTGTTGACGAAGGCGGGGGCCCGTTCCGTTGCTTTCGATCTCCTGTTCACGGATCGGGATCCAGACCACCCTCAAGACGATGCGGTTTTGGGAGATGCGGCCGAGCGAAGCGGCCGCATCGCGTTCGCTATTCTCTTTAACCGAACTCCGGAAGGTCGTCCCACCGATCCGCTTTTGCCTGTCCCCGAATTGCAACGGAATCATGTGGGGGTAGGCATGGTCAATATTTTCCCAGAAAAGGATGGGGCCACGCGCCATTTGCCCCTGTGGGTCCGACAGGGCGATACGCTCATCCCCTCTTTAAGTCTTGCGGCTTGGGCCGCCGCTGAAAGAAAATTACCAGAAGAACTTCTCCTGCAATCGACCCCTCCAGTGGATTCTGGATCCTTTTGGAACGAAGTTTATCTCAACTACACCTATTGGCGGGAAGACGAAAGCACACGATCCCCTTTCCCGACCACGTCCTACGTGGATGTTCTTAAAGGGCGGGTCGACCCCCATTTCTTTTCTGGGAAAATCGTTCTTGTCGGAGCCACGGCCGCCGGGCTCTTTGACGCCAAATCGGCTCCAGGGGCCCCTGTTATTTACGGAATTGAAATCCACGCCAACGCGTTGAACAATTTGTTAAAAAGGAACTTTTTTCAAACCCAAGCCACCTCCGGTCCCTGGTTGATGCTCATCTTAGTCCTCTTTGCGGTGGGGTCCTGGTTGTTGATGTCCCATTCCTCCACTTTTGTGGGGGGCGCTACCGTGGGGATGGTTCTGGTGGGGTATTATTATTTGTGTCAACTGGCGTTTAACCGCAACATCTTGTTGCCCTACGCTGCCCCGATCCTGGGTTTCTTAGCGACCTATTTTAACGCGTTGGTATACCGTCTTTTCATTGCGGATCGGGAACGGGAAAAGATTCGAAACACCTGGTCCCGCTATATGTCCCCCAAACTGGTGGATCTCCTCATCCAAGATCAGGGGGTACTGGCGGCCGGGAACCGGGAAGTCACAGTGTTTTTCTCTGACCTCGCCAAATTCACGACGTTGTCCGAACAGTTTCAACCGTCAGAGCTTGTGACGCTCTTGAATGTCTATTTTACCCAAATGACAGACATTTTGATTAAACACGACATCACCTTTGATAAATACATCGGTGACTGTATCATGGGGTACGGAAACGCTCCCCTCGAACAACCCGACCATGCCTTGCAAACCTGTCGAGCGGCGCTCGAGCAGGTGGCCGCTCTCCCTTCCCTCCATAAACAGTTTGCGTCCCGAGGGTGGCCTCCGTTGGAATTCCGAATCGGCCTTCACACAGGGACGGTTCTCTACGGAGAGCTGGGCTCACACACCCGGTCCAATTACACGGTGATGGGGGATACCGTTAATGTGGCGTCGCGCCTGGAAGGAGCAAATAAATTGTTCGGCACCAAAATCCTTATCTCTGAATCAACGTACCAGGCGGCCCATCACGGGATCGAAGCGCGGGAATTGGATTTTATGCGTGTGGAGGGGAAAAAGAAACCCTTGCGGGTTTATGAACTGGTGGCATTGAAAGGCAATTTGATCCCTCTTCAGCGAGAGGCCTTCGCGATTTTTTCCGATGCGCTCCGCCTGTACCGGGACCGGCGTTTTCAGGAGTCCCGAACCGAATTCCTTCGGGTCCGCGACCTCCTTCCGGAAGATATCCCCGCCCGTCTTTACGTGAAGAGATGCGACCAGTTTCTTCATACGCCCCCGCCCACCGATTGGGACGGGGTGTTCGTGATGACGTCCAAATAG
- a CDS encoding SDR family oxidoreductase produces MKTGTYLVTGGAGFLGSHLCDALLTRGHRVLCVDNFLTGRPANIAHLAGHDRFRFIKHDVSQDLYLPGPLDGVLHFASPASPRDYLEFPIQTLKVGALGTHKMLGLAKDKKARFLLASTSEVYGDPQVHPQKEDYWGHVNPVGPRGVYDEAKRFAEAISMAYHRTHGVRVRLARIFNTYGPRMRKKDGRAVPEFISAALAKSPLLVFGDGRQTRSLCYVTDEVEGLLRLLFSSQVGPMNIGNPQEYSIEDVARMVKKLTRSSSRIVHKPLPVDDPKIRQPDISLARRALKWNPTVSLEEGLRRTIAWFRAPTS; encoded by the coding sequence ATGAAAACAGGCACGTATCTCGTGACGGGTGGGGCGGGATTTTTGGGGTCGCACCTTTGTGACGCGCTCCTGACGCGGGGTCACCGGGTCCTCTGTGTGGATAATTTTCTAACGGGGAGGCCGGCCAACATTGCCCATTTGGCCGGGCACGATCGATTTCGTTTCATCAAACACGATGTTTCCCAAGACCTCTATCTTCCCGGCCCCCTGGACGGGGTCCTCCACTTTGCCAGCCCGGCGTCCCCCCGTGATTACCTGGAGTTTCCCATCCAAACCCTGAAGGTTGGCGCTCTTGGGACTCACAAAATGTTGGGGTTGGCCAAAGACAAAAAAGCCCGTTTCCTCCTGGCCTCAACCTCAGAAGTTTACGGTGATCCCCAGGTTCATCCCCAGAAAGAAGACTATTGGGGGCATGTGAATCCCGTGGGTCCCCGGGGCGTCTACGACGAAGCCAAGCGGTTTGCCGAGGCCATTTCCATGGCCTACCACCGGACCCATGGGGTCCGGGTCCGCCTGGCCCGCATTTTCAATACCTACGGTCCCCGCATGCGAAAAAAGGATGGCCGCGCGGTGCCTGAATTCATTTCCGCCGCCCTGGCTAAAAGTCCTTTGTTGGTCTTTGGTGACGGACGGCAGACAAGGTCGCTCTGCTACGTGACCGATGAGGTGGAAGGGCTGCTGCGGCTTCTTTTTTCATCTCAAGTGGGCCCCATGAACATTGGAAATCCCCAAGAATATTCGATTGAAGACGTCGCGCGAATGGTAAAAAAATTGACTCGTAGTTCCAGCCGGATCGTTCACAAACCCTTACCCGTGGATGACCCTAAAATTCGTCAGCCGGATATTTCCTTGGCGCGTCGGGCCTTGAAATGGAATCCCACCGTTTCTCTGGAGGAGGGTCTTCGCCGCACCATTGCTTGGTTTCGTGCCCCCACTTCCTAA